In the genome of Halobacterium noricense, one region contains:
- a CDS encoding mechanosensitive ion channel family protein, with protein MPVEPLPFIRELVPQYAGAVTQFLYFVAAFVTIYLVGKVVVRPLFDRVLRRRDLDAHARKPLQKLVNFAVVFVAISVAFGFAGYGNFLTSLATIAAAATLAVGFAMQDVIKNFVAGVFIYTDEPFRVDDWIEWDGNAGVVEDISLRVTRVRTFDNELLTVPNSNLTDDVIKNPVAKDKLRQQFLFGIGYDDDIDEATEIIVEEAEAHDGILDDPGVTVRLTELGDSYVGLKSRFWITNPSRSDFVKTRSEYVQSVKERFDEAGIDIPYPIRTLDGEVEISGSPATEHLE; from the coding sequence ATGCCAGTGGAGCCGCTGCCGTTCATCCGGGAACTCGTGCCGCAGTACGCGGGTGCAGTCACGCAGTTCCTCTACTTCGTCGCGGCGTTCGTCACCATCTACCTCGTCGGGAAGGTGGTCGTGCGCCCGCTGTTCGACCGCGTGCTCCGCCGCCGCGACCTCGACGCACACGCCCGCAAACCCCTCCAGAAGCTCGTGAACTTCGCCGTCGTCTTCGTCGCCATCTCGGTGGCGTTCGGGTTCGCGGGCTACGGAAACTTCCTGACGAGCCTCGCGACCATCGCCGCCGCGGCGACGCTCGCCGTCGGGTTCGCGATGCAGGACGTCATCAAGAACTTCGTCGCGGGCGTGTTCATCTACACGGACGAGCCGTTCCGCGTCGACGACTGGATCGAGTGGGACGGCAACGCCGGCGTCGTCGAGGACATCAGCCTCCGCGTCACCCGCGTGCGCACGTTCGACAACGAACTGCTCACGGTGCCGAACTCGAATCTCACGGACGACGTCATCAAGAACCCGGTGGCGAAGGACAAGCTCCGCCAGCAGTTCCTGTTCGGCATCGGCTACGACGACGACATCGACGAGGCCACCGAAATCATCGTCGAGGAAGCCGAGGCCCACGACGGCATCCTCGACGACCCCGGCGTGACGGTGCGGCTGACCGAACTCGGCGACTCCTACGTCGGGCTCAAGTCGCGGTTCTGGATTACCAACCCCTCGCGCTCGGACTTCGTGAAGACCCGCAGCGAGTACGTCCAGTCGGTCAAGGAACGCTTCGACGAGGCGGGCATCGACATCCCGTACCCGATTCGCACGCTCGATGGCGAGGTCGAGATTTCGGGGTCGCCGGCGACCGAACATCTCGAATAG
- a CDS encoding YhbY family RNA-binding protein: protein MSEDLAKQAHEADVTVWVGKAGVDAVADELSDQLDDRDVVKVKFLRSARGEGSTEELADQLADLAGADVVETRGNTAVYQ from the coding sequence ATGAGCGAGGACCTAGCGAAGCAAGCCCACGAGGCCGACGTCACGGTCTGGGTGGGGAAGGCGGGCGTGGACGCGGTCGCGGACGAACTCTCGGACCAACTCGACGACCGGGACGTCGTGAAAGTGAAGTTCCTGCGTTCGGCGCGCGGCGAGGGCTCCACCGAGGAGCTCGCCGACCAGCTCGCGGACCTCGCCGGCGCGGACGTCGTGGAGACGCGCGGGAACACGGCGGTGTACCAGTAA
- a CDS encoding ribonuclease P protein component 4 → MSIAAERIERLHALAREAAREGDDDRAREYVRLARRLAERNRLTLPREFRRFTCDACDAYLIPGRNARVRTQDGHVVVTCDCGHQARYPYE, encoded by the coding sequence ATGTCCATCGCGGCGGAGCGAATCGAGCGACTGCACGCCCTCGCGCGGGAGGCCGCCCGCGAGGGCGACGACGACCGCGCCCGCGAGTACGTCCGGCTCGCGCGCCGGCTCGCGGAACGCAACCGGCTCACGCTCCCCCGAGAATTCCGGCGGTTCACCTGCGACGCCTGCGACGCCTACCTGATTCCAGGCCGGAACGCCCGCGTCCGCACGCAGGACGGCCACGTCGTCGTCACCTGCGACTGCGGCCACCAAGCGCGGTACCCCTACGAGTAG
- a CDS encoding glycosyltransferase family 4 protein, with amino-acid sequence MRALNYLEFEDRLRGGIVTATRQQREALATTDVEVVETPWRAGNPVQSLGTLFAGEGYFQEYDLAHCNLVGPGSVAVAQHARQNDIPLVLHAHVTKEDFAESFRGSSTVAPALEPYLRWFYSQADLVLCPSEYTKGVLESYPVDAPIVQISNGVDVESLEGYDEFREDTRERFDLDGMVVYAVGEVFERKGLTMFCELAKATEYDFAWFGPYDEGPQAGKATRKWVNNPPENVTFTGYMEDKRAAFGAGDVYLFPAKVENQGIAVLEAMACGKPVVLRDIDVFREFFTDGEDCLMCSTFEEFRDALQRLADDPELRERLGENARETAESHSLARVGDELEAAYQGLVDGVPPEEVAAGDAEG; translated from the coding sequence ATGCGGGCGCTGAACTACCTCGAATTCGAGGACCGGCTCCGGGGGGGCATCGTGACGGCGACGCGCCAGCAGCGCGAGGCCCTCGCGACGACGGACGTCGAGGTGGTGGAGACGCCGTGGCGTGCCGGTAACCCGGTGCAGTCGCTGGGCACACTGTTCGCTGGCGAGGGCTACTTCCAGGAGTACGACCTCGCGCACTGCAACCTCGTCGGGCCGGGCAGCGTCGCGGTCGCGCAGCACGCCAGGCAAAACGACATTCCGCTCGTGCTGCACGCGCACGTCACGAAGGAGGACTTCGCGGAGTCCTTCAGGGGGTCGTCGACGGTCGCCCCCGCGCTGGAGCCCTACCTGCGGTGGTTCTACTCGCAGGCAGACCTCGTGCTCTGCCCCAGCGAGTACACGAAAGGCGTCCTCGAATCCTACCCCGTGGACGCGCCAATCGTGCAGATTTCGAACGGCGTGGACGTCGAGAGCCTCGAAGGCTACGACGAGTTCCGTGAGGACACCCGAGAGCGCTTCGACCTCGACGGCATGGTCGTGTACGCCGTCGGCGAGGTGTTCGAGCGCAAGGGCCTCACGATGTTCTGCGAACTCGCGAAGGCTACGGAGTACGACTTCGCGTGGTTCGGCCCCTACGACGAGGGACCACAGGCCGGGAAAGCCACGCGAAAGTGGGTGAACAATCCGCCCGAGAACGTGACGTTCACGGGCTACATGGAGGACAAGCGCGCGGCGTTCGGCGCGGGCGACGTCTACCTCTTCCCCGCGAAAGTCGAGAACCAGGGCATCGCCGTCCTGGAGGCGATGGCCTGCGGGAAGCCGGTCGTCCTCCGGGACATCGACGTGTTCCGGGAGTTCTTCACGGACGGCGAGGACTGCCTGATGTGCTCGACGTTCGAGGAGTTCCGAGACGCCCTCCAGCGGCTCGCCGACGACCCCGAGCTCCGGGAGCGCCTCGGCGAGAACGCCCGGGAGACCGCCGAATCGCACAGCCTCGCTCGGGTCGGCGACGAACTCGAAGCCGCCTACCAGGGCCTCGTCGACGGCGTACCACCGGAAGAGGTCGCTGCCGGCGATGCGGAGGGGTAG
- a CDS encoding glycosyltransferase: MSEDLPTVAAFTDSYLPTVNGVTYTVSTWHDRWQSRGGEMPVVYPRADYDAGPAEHSVPSLPFPFYEGYRMALPRTPSAVVDLDVDVVHAHTPFGLGLAGLRFARKHDLPFVASYHTPTAEYANYVVPDVATGVVRRASEGWERWFLDHADLVLTPSERTRDHVWDLGVDAPVEPLPNGVDIQTFQPVDTDDFLARHDLPEDEALVGYTGRHGYEKRLSDLLAAAEGLDATVVFGGDGPARDDLEAEARERDADVRFLGFLDREELPAFYSALDAFAFPSPVETEGLVALEANACGTPVAGVNAGALAETVDDGETGYHYEPGDIDGFREAIERTLDERERLTQNCLARREAISVERAIDDLEELYGELR, translated from the coding sequence GTGAGCGAGGACCTGCCGACCGTCGCGGCGTTCACGGATTCGTACCTGCCGACGGTCAACGGCGTGACTTACACGGTTTCGACGTGGCACGACCGCTGGCAGTCCCGGGGCGGCGAGATGCCGGTCGTCTACCCGCGCGCGGACTACGACGCTGGCCCCGCCGAGCACAGCGTCCCGAGCCTCCCGTTCCCGTTCTACGAGGGCTACCGGATGGCGCTCCCGCGCACGCCGAGCGCCGTCGTGGACCTCGACGTCGACGTCGTGCACGCGCACACGCCGTTCGGCCTCGGGCTCGCCGGCCTGCGGTTCGCGCGCAAGCACGACCTCCCGTTTGTTGCGTCCTACCACACGCCGACCGCTGAGTACGCCAACTACGTCGTCCCCGACGTGGCGACCGGCGTCGTCCGGCGCGCGAGCGAGGGCTGGGAGCGGTGGTTCCTCGACCACGCCGACCTCGTGTTGACGCCGAGTGAGCGCACCCGCGACCACGTCTGGGACCTCGGCGTCGACGCGCCAGTCGAACCGCTCCCGAACGGCGTCGACATTCAGACGTTCCAGCCGGTCGACACCGACGACTTCCTCGCGCGCCACGACCTCCCCGAGGACGAGGCGCTGGTCGGCTACACCGGCCGCCACGGCTACGAGAAGCGGCTCTCGGACCTGCTCGCGGCCGCCGAAGGGCTGGACGCGACGGTCGTCTTCGGCGGCGACGGCCCCGCCCGCGACGACCTCGAAGCCGAAGCCCGGGAGCGCGACGCCGACGTGCGCTTCCTGGGGTTCCTCGACCGCGAGGAACTGCCGGCGTTCTACTCCGCGCTGGACGCGTTCGCGTTCCCGAGTCCCGTCGAGACGGAGGGACTCGTCGCGCTGGAAGCCAACGCCTGCGGGACGCCCGTCGCGGGGGTGAACGCCGGCGCGCTCGCCGAGACCGTCGACGACGGCGAAACCGGCTATCACTACGAGCCCGGCGACATCGACGGCTTCCGCGAGGCCATCGAGCGCACGCTCGACGAACGCGAACGCCTCACACAGAACTGTCTCGCGCGCCGCGAGGCGATTAGCGTCGAACGCGCAATCGACGACTTAGAAGAGCTGTACGGCGAACTGCGCTAG
- a CDS encoding DUF2797 domain-containing protein yields the protein MQIVGYETTPGEGPAALRVASEGRVERVPLLAGESLAYALDERHCAGATEEDVHEACGNEDAPYCDDHTSMWPCARCVGNCAMPLESCHEEHAIYLAAFAPDTFKVGVTRSWRLDTRLREQGADRAAHIRTVEDGKRARQIEYGIAEEIPDRVRVPTKIRGFAERVDDAAWESLVAAYDPIERFDFDYGLAFDARPVAETMATGTVLGTKGRVLALERGGTTYAVDMRDLVGYDITGGASERDRQSSLGAF from the coding sequence GTGCAGATTGTGGGGTACGAGACGACGCCCGGCGAGGGGCCGGCCGCACTCCGCGTCGCCAGCGAGGGGCGCGTCGAGCGCGTGCCGCTGCTGGCGGGCGAGTCACTGGCGTACGCGCTCGACGAGCGCCACTGCGCGGGCGCGACCGAGGAGGACGTCCACGAGGCCTGCGGGAACGAGGACGCACCGTACTGCGACGACCACACGTCGATGTGGCCGTGCGCGCGCTGCGTCGGGAACTGCGCGATGCCCCTCGAGTCGTGCCACGAGGAGCACGCAATCTACCTCGCGGCGTTCGCGCCGGACACGTTCAAGGTAGGCGTGACGCGCTCGTGGCGCCTCGACACGCGGCTGCGCGAGCAGGGTGCGGACCGCGCGGCCCACATTCGGACCGTCGAGGACGGCAAGCGTGCGCGGCAAATCGAGTACGGCATCGCCGAGGAAATTCCCGACCGCGTGCGCGTCCCCACCAAAATCCGGGGGTTCGCCGAGCGCGTGGACGACGCCGCGTGGGAGTCCCTCGTCGCGGCGTACGACCCCATCGAGCGCTTCGACTTCGACTACGGGCTGGCCTTCGACGCGCGCCCGGTCGCGGAGACGATGGCCACGGGGACCGTGCTCGGCACGAAGGGGCGCGTGCTCGCGCTGGAGCGCGGCGGGACGACGTACGCCGTGGACATGCGCGACCTCGTGGGCTACGATATCACCGGGGGTGCGAGCGAGCGGGACCGCCAGTCGAGTCTCGGCGCGTTCTAG
- a CDS encoding VOC family protein: MADESIPVSAEAPDSPFRTTGTDHITIWGSNPDDTIAFYRDLLGMPLVLRQPNLDDPSQTHLFFDTGDGRILTVFVSDDRASNRGRIPTQTGSVHHLSFSIAAEDFEDVMEALDDAGHGYNVFDRGIFFSLYTQDNNGLIVELSADKYDIPDDRRGEVLATAQRLREEDGADFAEDRHMKQALEELGLDAEPADLPDASTGVGY; this comes from the coding sequence ATGGCAGACGAATCCATTCCCGTCTCCGCGGAAGCGCCCGACAGCCCGTTCCGGACCACGGGCACCGACCACATCACCATCTGGGGGAGCAACCCCGACGACACCATCGCGTTCTACCGCGACCTGCTCGGGATGCCGCTCGTGCTCCGCCAGCCGAACCTCGACGACCCCTCGCAGACGCACCTGTTCTTCGACACCGGCGACGGCCGCATCCTCACCGTCTTCGTCAGCGACGACCGCGCCTCGAACCGCGGCCGCATCCCCACGCAGACAGGCAGCGTCCACCACCTCTCCTTTTCAATTGCGGCGGAGGACTTCGAGGACGTCATGGAAGCCCTCGACGACGCCGGCCACGGCTACAACGTCTTCGACCGCGGCATCTTCTTCTCGCTGTACACGCAGGACAACAACGGCCTCATCGTCGAACTCTCCGCGGACAAGTACGACATCCCGGACGACCGCCGCGGCGAAGTGCTGGCGACCGCCCAGCGCCTCCGCGAGGAGGACGGCGCGGACTTCGCCGAGGACCGCCACATGAAGCAGGCCCTCGAAGAGCTCGGCCTCGACGCCGAACCCGCGGACCTGCCCGACGCCTCCACCGGCGTCGGCTACTGA
- a CDS encoding VOC family protein gives MLTDTPGIHHVTGLVESAQRNVDFYVGTLGLRLVKRTVNQNDMLRYHLFYGNESGDPGTVLTCFPYPNEVPGRVGKPQISAVAFVVPEGSLPYWCGRLADHDVDAIGTDSRFGDRVLRFTDPDGTNVELVEGEAPVEPWTGGPVPEEYAIRCVHSVTALPTNPYTTGALLETLGFELAGEERTRDETRIRYEADGEYATVIDLLDRSTSEFGREGTGSIQHVAVRAESVEELYEWHDFLRERDYDISRVHDRYFFHSLYVREPGGILFELATEKPGLAFDEDIDELGESLALPDQFVEDRDLIERQLPPLSVPYLDD, from the coding sequence GTGCTCACTGACACGCCCGGCATCCACCACGTCACCGGCCTCGTCGAGTCCGCCCAGCGCAACGTCGACTTCTACGTCGGCACGCTCGGCCTGCGGCTCGTCAAGCGCACGGTCAACCAGAACGACATGCTGCGCTACCACCTCTTCTACGGGAACGAGTCCGGCGACCCCGGAACCGTGTTGACGTGCTTCCCGTACCCCAACGAGGTGCCGGGTCGCGTCGGCAAGCCCCAGATTTCGGCGGTGGCGTTCGTCGTCCCAGAGGGTTCGCTGCCCTACTGGTGCGGCCGCCTCGCCGACCACGATGTGGACGCAATCGGGACCGACAGCCGGTTCGGTGACCGCGTGCTCCGCTTCACCGACCCGGACGGCACGAACGTCGAACTCGTCGAGGGAGAGGCACCCGTCGAGCCGTGGACCGGCGGCCCCGTCCCCGAGGAATACGCGATTCGGTGCGTGCACAGCGTCACCGCGCTCCCGACGAACCCCTACACGACCGGCGCGCTGCTGGAGACGCTGGGCTTCGAACTCGCGGGCGAGGAGCGCACGCGCGACGAGACGCGCATTCGATACGAGGCCGACGGCGAGTACGCGACCGTAATCGACCTGCTCGACCGCTCGACGAGCGAGTTCGGGCGCGAGGGCACGGGCTCGATTCAGCACGTCGCCGTGCGCGCCGAGAGCGTCGAGGAACTGTACGAGTGGCACGACTTCCTCCGCGAGCGCGACTACGACATCTCGCGCGTGCACGACCGGTACTTCTTCCACTCGCTGTACGTCCGCGAACCCGGCGGCATCCTGTTCGAACTCGCCACGGAGAAGCCCGGACTCGCGTTCGACGAGGACATCGACGAACTCGGAGAGTCGCTCGCGTTGCCCGACCAGTTCGTCGAGGACCGCGACCTCATCGAGCGCCAGCTCCCGCCGCTCTCGGTCCCGTATCTGGATGACTGA